CCCGACGCTTGTCGACCGCCGCAGCCAGCACGTTCAATTGTGTTGCCGTGGTGTCCCAGTCGAGGCAGGCGTCGGTGATCGACTGCCCGTACACCAGGTCGTCGCGGTGGCCGAGTTCGAGATCCTGACGCCCAGCCACCAGGAAGCTCTCGAGCATGAGCCCGACGATGCCGTGTTCGCCTGCTGCGACTCGGCCTGCCACATCGGTGACCACGTCGACCTGCTTGTTGTGGTCCTTGCGGCTGTTGCCGTGACTGGCGTCGATGACGACGCGCTCCGGCAGACCCGACTTACGCAAGCGCGCAACGGTATCTGCGACCGATTCGGCATCGTAGTTCGGTCCGTCGACGCCCCCGCGGAGAATGACGTGGCAGTCCGGGTTTCCGACGGTCCGAACGAGCGCTGCCTGGCCGTCCAGATCGGTGCCGGGGAAGACATGGCTCGCCGCGGCGGCGCGGGTGCCGTCGACCGCCACCTGGATATCGCCCTCGGTGGAGTTCTTGATCCCCACCGGCATCGACAGCGCACTGCACAGCTGGCGGTGCACCTGGCTCGCAGCGGTCCGTGCACCGATCGCGCCGTAGCTCACCAGATCTGCGATGTACTGCGGAGTGATCGGGTCGAGGAATTCGCATCCGACAGGCAGGCCGAGCGCCGAAATATCGAGCAGCAGTTGGCGTCCCACCCGTAGTCCGGAATTGATATCGAAGCTGCCGTCGAGGTGCGGATCGTTGATCAGTCCTTTCCACCCCAGCGTCGTCCGGGGCTTCTCGAAGTAGACCCGCATGACGATGTGCAGTCGATCGCCCAGTTCGGCTGCCGTGGCGGCAAGGCGCCGCGCGTAGTCGAGGGCAGCATCGGTGTCGTGCACCGAACACGGGCCGACGACGACGATCAGTCGATCGTCGCGGCCGTCGAGAATGTCGACCACGCCGGAGCGTCCGGAGCGGACCGTCGCGGAGATCGCGTCGTCCACGGCATGTTCGCGGCGCAACACCGACGGCGCAACCAGCGGACTGATACTGATCGTCCGCTGATCATCGAGTGACGGGGTGTCGAGAGAGAGCGTCATGAGAGGGTTTCCTGTTCCCAGGCCGACTCAGCATGCTCCACGCGCACTTCGAGCCGGTCTGTATCCGGCTCGTGGGGTGGAGGTCAGCGCATGGCGTCGCTGGCTGACCCACCCGGGGCCGGCCTGCTAAACCAGAAATACGTGCGCTGCATGGAGAGCACCGTAACAGACGCGTCGGCGATGCATCTATGCTCGTCCCTGCAGTCGGTTCGCCAGGTGGTCATGAGGAGCCCCGAAGTTCACCACGGCGCCGAAGCGATGCGCGGCAGTTCCGGCGCGTCGTGAGAGGGAACCCGGTGAGAATCCGGGACTGTCCCGCAGCGGTATGCAGGAACGACCGCCGTCAACAGCACTGAAGAGGCCTCTTCGGGAAGCGACGGCCAGTAGGAGTGGGCTCTTCGTCCACGTGCCCGCGAGTCCGAATACCTGCCGTCTGTGCTGTGCACGCCGTGCGCAGCGGTTCACCGCCTCGTGGAATGGGCGCGTAACCCTGGTACGGCTGCTCGTGGGGCTCTCCGGGATGCGCGCGCCCGAGAAGGCGGTGCGCCATCGATGCAGCAGTCACCTGGAGAACTACCGTGAGTATCGAATTCACCGCCACCGTGCTCGGCTCGGCTCGTATCGGACCGAACCGAGAACTGAAGAAAGCCGTCGAATCCTACTGGGCCGGAACGCTCGACGCACCCGCACTCGAATCCGTTGCGCGGACGTTGCGCGAGAACACCTGGCGAGAACTCGTCGCCGCCGGACTCGATTCCGTTCCGGTGAACACCTTTTCGTACTACGACCACGTGCTCGACACCGCGGTCATGCTCGGCGCACTGCCCGAGCGGGTTCGGAGCATCGACAGCGAGCTGGACCGCTATTTCGCCGCCGCCCGAGGCAACGAGACCGTCGCACCGCTCGAGATGACCAAGTGGTTCGACACCAACTACCACTACCTCGTACCCGAAATCTCTCCCGCGACAACCTTTTCCCTGCACCCCGAGAAGGTGCTCACCGAGCTCGAAGAAGCTCGCGCGCTCGATGTCCCGGCTCGACCGGTCGTCGTAGGACCGGTGACGTTCCTGTTGCTGTCGAAGGCAGTCGGCAGCAGCGCCCCGCTACTGGACCGCCTCGACGAGATTCTGCCGCTGTACGCGGAGCTGCCGACCAACCTCGCCGATGCCGGGGCGGAGTGGGTCCAGCTCGACGAACCTGCGCTCGTGGCCGATCGCACCCAGAGCGAGATCGACTGTGCGAAGAAGGCTTACGACTACCTGAGCGCGGTGTCGACGAGGCCTGCCATATTGCTGGCGTCGTACTTCGGTGACCTCGGTGCTGTACTGCCCGTGCTCGCGTCGACCGGCGTCGAGGGGTTGTCGATCGATCTGACGGTGCCGGGCACCGTGGAGCACGTTGCCGTGGTACCTGCGCTCGCGAGCAAGCACATGGTCGCGGGCGTCGTGGACGGGCGCAACATCTGGCGGTCGGATCTCGACAAGGCGCTGGCAACCTTGGCGAGCCTGTTGGGTAGTGCCGGCACGCTTGCGGTGTCGAGTTCGTGCTCGCTGCTGCATGTTCCGTACACCCTCGACGGAGAAACCGACATCGTCGATCCGCTCCGATCCTGGTTGGCCTTCGGTACCGAGAAGGTTGCCGAGGTGTCCGTTCTCGCCCAGGCACTACGACATGGGACCGAATCGGTGTCGTCCGAGCTCGAGCAGGCCAGGACCGCGCTCGAGACTCGTCGCACCGACCCCCGACTGCACGACGCGGCCGTTCGGGCACGTCTCGAAGCGGGAATTACCGTCGACCGCACCCCGGCCGAGGAACGCCGCCGGGCTCAGGCTGTGCGACTGGACCTGCCGTCGCTGCCGACGACCACCATCGGTTCGTATCCGCAGACCACGCAGATTCGACTCGCTCGGGCAGCCCTGCGCACCGGTGAGATCGACGACGCCGAATACGTGTCCCGGATGCAATCCGAGATCGCCGATGTCGTTGCACTGCAAGAGAACATCGGCCTCGACGTGCTGGTCCACGGCGAACCCGAGAGAAACGACATGGTGCAGTACTTCGCCGAGCAGCTCAGTGGCTTCGCGGCCACGTCGAACGGCTGGGTCCAGTCGTACGGATCTCGATGCGTCCGACCGCCGATTCTGTACGGCGACGTCTCGCGTCCGAAACCGATGACCGTGCATTGGTCCGAGTATGCGCAGTCGCTCACCGACAAGCCGGTCAAAGGCATGCTCACCGGCCCGGTGACGATTCTCGCATGGTCGTTCGTCCGAGACGACATACCGTTGGCCGAATCCGCAGCCCAGATCGCCCTGGCGATTCGCGACGAGACGATCGATCTGGAGGGAGCGGGTATTCGAATCGTTCAGGTGGACGAACCTGCCCTTCGTGAGCTTCTCCCGCTGCGCTCGAAAGATACAGCGGCGTACCTGGAGTGGGCCGTGCGATCGTTCAAGATCTCGACATCCGGGGTGTCCGACGACACTCAGATTCACACGCATCTGTGCTACTCGGAGTTCGGTGAGATCATCGACGCGATCGTCGACCTGGACGCCGACGTGACGTCGATCGAGGCGGCCCGCTCGCACATGGAGGTACTCGACGACCTGAACTCCGTCGGATTCGACCTCGGTGTCGGCCCCGGCGTCTACGACATCCATTCACCGCGGGTGCCGAGCGTCGACGAGATCACCGAATCGCTACGTGCGGCATTGAAAGCCGTTCCTGCCGAACGACTCTGGGTCAATCCCGACTGCGGACTCAAGACCCGCGGTGTGGCCGAGGTGGAGCGGTCGTTGAGAAACATGGTGCAGGCGGCGGCCGCGCTGCGCTGACACCGGGTGAGCGGAACTCCGACCCTGCTACGAAGTTCCGCTCACCTCGGTCGCGAGGTACAGGCTAGGCTTACCTGCCTACGCCCGCCCCGTGAAAGAGAACGAAGTGAAACGTCTACTCCTGGCCACCACGATCGCCGCAGTCACCGCGCTGACCACTGTCGCCTGCGGCGGCACCGCCGAGCAGACAGCCACGCCCTCCACCAGCGCAGAATCTGCCACCGTCGACGCCGTGACGGACGCACCGGGACCGACAGGCATCCCCGACGGTATGGGTTCGGAAGCGGCCGACGGAGTGTTCCCACGCACCGTCGGCCACTTCGGCGGCTCCACCGAGATCCCCGCCGAACCGAAGAAGATCGTCGTCATCGCCACCGGTCAGCTCGACGCAGCCCTCACCCTGGGCGTCGTACCGACCGGGGCCGCCTACGGCGACGGAGCCGAACTGGTGCCCGACTACATCAGCTTCTCGTTCCCCCAGTACACGGACCAGCTGACGCAGGTGGTGGACGTGGGCAACCGCCAGAGCGTCGACATCGAGGCCATCGCCGCCATCGAACCCGACCTCATCCTGGCGAACAAGACCGGCTCCGAGGACATCTACCCGACGCTCTCGACCATCGCACCGACCGTGCTCACCGAAGGCACCGGAGTGAACTGGAAGCAGGACTTCCTACTGCTCGCCGACGCGTTGGGCCGAACCGAGCAAGCGCAGTCCTTCATCGACACCTTCGTCTCCGACGCTGCAGCACTGGGCAACTCGGTTGCCGGCAGCAGCGGCACCCCCACGGTCTCCTTCGTCCGCTTCACCGCGGATCGGGCGCGAGTGTTCGGCGTCCCCTCGTTCGCCGGTTACATCGCCTGGGACGCCGGGCTGGCACGGCCGGACAGTCAGCAGTTCGACAAGACCTCGCAGGACTTCAGCGAGGAGGAAATTCAGCTCGCGAACGCCGACTGGGTGTTCGTATCGAGCCAGGACGCGGGAGCCGATTCGAGCGCCGCGTCGTACACCACCAACCCGCTGTGGACCGGTATGAGCGCAGCCACCGAGAACCACATCGTGCGCGTCGACGACGACCCGTGGTACCTCAATGCAGGCCCGACTGCGGCAACGATCGTGCTCGACGGCCTGAAGAGCGCCCTGCAGAGCTGATCCCTCGTCGTGCGCGTTTTGCGCGTTCAGGAGTACGCAAAACGCGCACGAGGGGTTTTAGGTTGCGCACAACTTAACCGTGCACTACTGTTCTTCACGTGACCAACGAACTCGCACTCGACCGTCAGGTGTGCTTCGCGCTGTACTCCGCATCGCGGGCTACGACCGCGGTGTATCGCCCGATGCTCGACGAGCTCGGCATCACGTATCCGCAGTACCTCGTGCTGCTGGTGCTGTGGGAGAAGGACGGGCGCGGCGTCAAGGAGATCTGTGCCGAACTCGATCTCGACACCGGCACTCTCTCACCGATGCTCAAGCGCCTCGAAGGCCTCGGCTTCATCGAGCGTCGACGCCTGAGCACCGACGAACGCCGCGTCGAAATCCACCTCACCGAGACCGGAAGCGCCATGCGCGCAAAGGCACTCGACATCCCACGCAAGCTGGCCGAGAAGACCGGCATGGGAATCGACGATCTCGTCAGACTCAAAGAAGCGCTCGACGCATTGACGAGCGCTCTGCATCACCCCGATTCGAGCACGACAGAAGGAGAATCATGAAGACCATCTACACCGCCGAAGCCCTCGCGACCGGAGAGGGCCGCAACGGCCACGCCCGCACCTCCGACGGACGTCTCGATCTCGACCTCGCCATCCCGGAGGCCATGGGCGGCAGCGGCAACGGCACCAACCCCGAGCAGCTCTTTGCCGCCGGCTATGCCGCGTGCTTCCATTCCGCACTGCAGATGGTGGCGCGCCAGGACAAGGCCGACGTCACCGATTCGGCCGTCGGCGCTCGTGTCGACATCGGCCCGAACGACGCAGGCGGCTTCCAGCTCGCCGTCACCCTCGAGGTGACTCTGCCGAACCTGAGCCGCGACGACGCGCAGGCCCTGGCCGACAAGGCCCATCAGGTCTGCCCGTACTCCAACGCCACCCGCGGCAACATCGACGTCACCGTCACAGTCACCGAAGACGAGTAAGAGGAAACACCATGAAGGCACACGAAATTCACCTCGCGTCCCGCCCACAAGGCTGGCCGACCGAAGACAACTTTCGCGCGGAGGTCGTCGACCTCCCCGAACTCGTGGACGGGCAGATCCTCGTCCGCAACATCGTGATGTCGGTCGATCCGTACATGCGTGGTCGGATGAACGACGTGAAGTCGTACGTCCCGCCGTTCCAGATCGACGCCCCGCTCGACGGCGGTGCCGTCGGCGAGATCGTCGAGTCCAAGGCCGAGGGTTTTGCGGTCGGCGACGCGGTTCTGCACGGCAAGGGCTGGCGCGATCTCGCCGTCGTTCCGGCCAAGGGAGCGAGCAAGGTCGACCTCTCGGCCGCGAAAGCATCCGCCTACCTGAGCGCACTGGGAATGACCGGAACGACGGCGTATGCCGGGCTGACCGAAGTTGCCTCGTTCAAGGAGGGTGACGTCGTCTTCGTCTCCGGCGCTGCCGGAGCAGTCGGGTCGCTCGTCGGCCAGATCGCCAAGGCGCTCGGCGCTTCCCGCGTCATCGGCAGTGCCGGATCTCCCGCCAAGGTCGCCCGCCTACTCGAGCTCGGTTTCGACGCAGCATTCGATTACCACGACGGTCCTGTTGCCGAGCAGCTCCGCACAGCTGCACCGGACGGCATCGATGTGTACTTCGACAACGTCGGCGGCGAGCACCTCGAAGCCGCCATCGGTTCGATGAACAAGTTCGGCCGAATTGCCATGTGCGGAGCCATCGCTCAGTACAACTCCACCGAGCCGACTCCTGCTCCGCGCAACCTCGCGCTGGCGATCGGCAAGGAGCTGACGCTCAAGGGCTTCATCGTCGGCTCCTACGCCCACGTCACCGAGGAGTTCCGCGCGAAGATGACCGAGTGGCTGGGAAGCGGTGCCATCGAATTCGACGAGACGGTCGTCGATGGTCTCGACAACGCTCCCTCGGCGTTCATCGGTCTGATGAAGGGCGAGAACACCGGCAAGATGGTCGTCACCATCTAGGTCGGACCCGAACGGTTCCACCGCAGACCACACCCCGGCCGGAATTTCCGGCCGGGGTGTTTCCATGTCGACCGATTACAGTCGTGACCATGCCCGCCGCTCCCCTGCCGTTGCGCGACGGCCTCGACCCAACTCGGGTCCGGATGCCCGATATCGCGACCGGGGCCACCGTGCTCGAGTACCTGTGTGCACGGTTTCCGCAGGACGCGGCGAGGCTGACCGAGAAGGTGGCGGGCGGCGAAATCGTCGACGCGGCAGGCATACCCATCGATTCGGCGACGGTCGCGAGGCCACGTGCGGACATCTACCTCTACCGCGACCCGCCGGTGGAGCCGACGGTTCCGTTCTCCCTCGACGTCCTCCATCGCGACGAGAATCTACTGGTGGTCGACAAACCGCATTTTCTTGCCACCACTCCGCGCGGCGCGTACGTCGCTCGCTCGGCCCTCGTTCTGCTCCGACGCCGATTCGACCTGCCCGAGCTGAGCCCGGCGCACCGTCTGGACAGGCTCACCGCGGGGGTTCTGGTGTTCACCGTGCGTCAGCAGGCTCGCCGGCCGTACCAGGAGCTGTTCGCTCAACGCACCATCACCAAGCAGTACGAGGCGATCGCCCCACTCGCTCACGAACTCCGGTTCCCGTTGACGGTGCGCAGTCGAATCGTCAAGGAGCGCGGCGTTCTTCAGGCCGTGGAGGTACCGG
The nucleotide sequence above comes from Rhodococcoides fascians A25f. Encoded proteins:
- a CDS encoding 3-deoxy-7-phosphoheptulonate synthase, encoding MTLSLDTPSLDDQRTISISPLVAPSVLRREHAVDDAISATVRSGRSGVVDILDGRDDRLIVVVGPCSVHDTDAALDYARRLAATAAELGDRLHIVMRVYFEKPRTTLGWKGLINDPHLDGSFDINSGLRVGRQLLLDISALGLPVGCEFLDPITPQYIADLVSYGAIGARTAASQVHRQLCSALSMPVGIKNSTEGDIQVAVDGTRAAAASHVFPGTDLDGQAALVRTVGNPDCHVILRGGVDGPNYDAESVADTVARLRKSGLPERVVIDASHGNSRKDHNKQVDVVTDVAGRVAAGEHGIVGLMLESFLVAGRQDLELGHRDDLVYGQSITDACLDWDTTATQLNVLAAAVDKRRASNPAH
- the metE gene encoding 5-methyltetrahydropteroyltriglutamate--homocysteine S-methyltransferase, with amino-acid sequence MSIEFTATVLGSARIGPNRELKKAVESYWAGTLDAPALESVARTLRENTWRELVAAGLDSVPVNTFSYYDHVLDTAVMLGALPERVRSIDSELDRYFAAARGNETVAPLEMTKWFDTNYHYLVPEISPATTFSLHPEKVLTELEEARALDVPARPVVVGPVTFLLLSKAVGSSAPLLDRLDEILPLYAELPTNLADAGAEWVQLDEPALVADRTQSEIDCAKKAYDYLSAVSTRPAILLASYFGDLGAVLPVLASTGVEGLSIDLTVPGTVEHVAVVPALASKHMVAGVVDGRNIWRSDLDKALATLASLLGSAGTLAVSSSCSLLHVPYTLDGETDIVDPLRSWLAFGTEKVAEVSVLAQALRHGTESVSSELEQARTALETRRTDPRLHDAAVRARLEAGITVDRTPAEERRRAQAVRLDLPSLPTTTIGSYPQTTQIRLARAALRTGEIDDAEYVSRMQSEIADVVALQENIGLDVLVHGEPERNDMVQYFAEQLSGFAATSNGWVQSYGSRCVRPPILYGDVSRPKPMTVHWSEYAQSLTDKPVKGMLTGPVTILAWSFVRDDIPLAESAAQIALAIRDETIDLEGAGIRIVQVDEPALRELLPLRSKDTAAYLEWAVRSFKISTSGVSDDTQIHTHLCYSEFGEIIDAIVDLDADVTSIEAARSHMEVLDDLNSVGFDLGVGPGVYDIHSPRVPSVDEITESLRAALKAVPAERLWVNPDCGLKTRGVAEVERSLRNMVQAAAALR
- a CDS encoding ABC transporter substrate-binding protein, with protein sequence MKRLLLATTIAAVTALTTVACGGTAEQTATPSTSAESATVDAVTDAPGPTGIPDGMGSEAADGVFPRTVGHFGGSTEIPAEPKKIVVIATGQLDAALTLGVVPTGAAYGDGAELVPDYISFSFPQYTDQLTQVVDVGNRQSVDIEAIAAIEPDLILANKTGSEDIYPTLSTIAPTVLTEGTGVNWKQDFLLLADALGRTEQAQSFIDTFVSDAAALGNSVAGSSGTPTVSFVRFTADRARVFGVPSFAGYIAWDAGLARPDSQQFDKTSQDFSEEEIQLANADWVFVSSQDAGADSSAASYTTNPLWTGMSAATENHIVRVDDDPWYLNAGPTAATIVLDGLKSALQS
- a CDS encoding MarR family winged helix-turn-helix transcriptional regulator; translated protein: MTNELALDRQVCFALYSASRATTAVYRPMLDELGITYPQYLVLLVLWEKDGRGVKEICAELDLDTGTLSPMLKRLEGLGFIERRRLSTDERRVEIHLTETGSAMRAKALDIPRKLAEKTGMGIDDLVRLKEALDALTSALHHPDSSTTEGES
- a CDS encoding organic hydroperoxide resistance protein; its protein translation is MKTIYTAEALATGEGRNGHARTSDGRLDLDLAIPEAMGGSGNGTNPEQLFAAGYAACFHSALQMVARQDKADVTDSAVGARVDIGPNDAGGFQLAVTLEVTLPNLSRDDAQALADKAHQVCPYSNATRGNIDVTVTVTEDE
- a CDS encoding NADP-dependent oxidoreductase, with the translated sequence MKAHEIHLASRPQGWPTEDNFRAEVVDLPELVDGQILVRNIVMSVDPYMRGRMNDVKSYVPPFQIDAPLDGGAVGEIVESKAEGFAVGDAVLHGKGWRDLAVVPAKGASKVDLSAAKASAYLSALGMTGTTAYAGLTEVASFKEGDVVFVSGAAGAVGSLVGQIAKALGASRVIGSAGSPAKVARLLELGFDAAFDYHDGPVAEQLRTAAPDGIDVYFDNVGGEHLEAAIGSMNKFGRIAMCGAIAQYNSTEPTPAPRNLALAIGKELTLKGFIVGSYAHVTEEFRAKMTEWLGSGAIEFDETVVDGLDNAPSAFIGLMKGENTGKMVVTI
- a CDS encoding pseudouridine synthase, whose amino-acid sequence is MPAAPLPLRDGLDPTRVRMPDIATGATVLEYLCARFPQDAARLTEKVAGGEIVDAAGIPIDSATVARPRADIYLYRDPPVEPTVPFSLDVLHRDENLLVVDKPHFLATTPRGAYVARSALVLLRRRFDLPELSPAHRLDRLTAGVLVFTVRQQARRPYQELFAQRTITKQYEAIAPLAHELRFPLTVRSRIVKERGVLQAVEVPGEPNAETLVDLIDTVGSYGLYRLHPRTGKTHQLRVHLCSLGIPIVGDNFYPLFREVAGDDYSDPLRLLARSIEFVDPLTGLIRRFESNRSLDPPAAQQSSP